In a single window of the Nicotiana tomentosiformis chromosome 8, ASM39032v3, whole genome shotgun sequence genome:
- the LOC104112553 gene encoding pentatricopeptide repeat-containing protein At1g79490, mitochondrial, producing the protein MIFCSLLFYRNLKHSRKLVDISRNNHRFISANQNTANVNAKALYFSRYYCSEWTEDVEYLDESGSVIYSGKGIRSVEPGVDDHVMVGGLKKPILNASAVAKLVEIVKRWKWGPDMETQLDKLQFIPNMTHIMQALKVMEDSNASLSLFRWAKRQPWYKPNDACYITLFDKLNQSRDFDGIQSVFDDMVLDSGENGASLFNAYNRVIQYLAKAEKFEVAFCCFKKIQESGCIVDTQTYNSLITVFLNNGLPYKAFEIYESMEKAGCSLDASSYELMIPNLAKSGRLDAAFKLFQQMKVNNFRPGFGIFASLVDSMGKAGRLDTSMKVYTEMQGFGLRPSATMFVSLIESFVKAGKLETALRLWDEMKKAGFRPNYGLYTMIVESHAKSGKLDIAMSVFLDMEKAGFLPTPSTYSSLLEMHAASGHVDAAMKLYNSMTNAGLRPGLSTYTALLTLLAKKKLLDVSAKILLEMKAMGYSVDVNASDVLMVYIKDGSVDLALMWLRFMGSSGIRTNNFIIRQLFESCMKSGLYDSAKPLLETYVNSAAKVDLILYTSILAHLVRCQDENDESHLMSILSATKHKAHTFMCGLFTGPEQRKQPVLSFVREFFQGIDYELEEGASRYFVNVLLNYLVLMGQINRARCVWKVAYENKLFPKAIVFDQHIAWSLDVRNLSVGAALVAVVHTLHRFRKRMLYYGVVPRRIKLVTGPTLKIVVAQMLSSVESPFEVSKVVLRAPGDAVLEWFKKPIVQQFLLNEIPSRADILMHKLNILFPTSAPEIRSLSPPKPLVAGKAI; encoded by the coding sequence ATGATTTTTTGCAGCCTTCTCTTTTATAGAAACCTGAAACATAGCCGCAAATTAGTCGACATTTCTCGGAATAATCATCGATTTATTTCGGCGAATCAGAACACTGCTAATGTCAATGCTAAAGCTCTTTACTTTTCGAGATACTACTGTTCTGAGTGGACTGAAGATGTAGAATATCTAGATGAATCAGGGAGTGTTATTTACTCAGGGAAAGGAATAAGGTCGGTTGAGCCTGGGGTTGATGATCATGTAATGGTGGGTGGGTTGAAGAAGCCTATTTTGAATGCTTCCGCAGTTGCAAAACTTGTTGAGATTGTGAAGAGGTGGAAGTGGGGCCCTGATATGGAGACTCAATTGGATAAGCTCCAGTTTATACCAAATATGACTCACATTATGCAAGCCTTGAAAGTTATGGAAGATAGTAATGCTTCGTTAAGTTTATTTCGGTGGGCAAAGAGACAACCTTGGTATAAGCCAAACGATGCTTGCTACATTACCCTGTTCGATAAATTGAACCAAAGCAGAGATTTTGATGGAATTCAATCGGTTTTTGATGACATGGTCCTTGATTCTGGCGAAAATGGGGCATCTCTGTTTAATGCTTATAATCGAGTCATCCAATACCTAGCCAAGGCAGAGAAATTTGAGGTGGCATTCTGCTGTTTTAAGAAAATTCAAGAGTCTGGTTGCATAGTTGATACCCAGACCTATAACTCCCTTATCACCGTGTTCCTAAACAACGGTTTGCCATATAAGGCATTTGAGATATATGAGAGTATGGAAAAAGCTGGGTGCTCATTAGATGCATCGAGTTATGAATTAATGATCCCAAACCTCGCAAAGTCAGGACGCCTCGATGCAGCATTCAAACTCTTCCAGCAGATGAAGGTGAATAACTTTCGTCCAGGTTTTGGGATCTTTGCCTCCCTCGTTGATTCGATGGGTAAAGCCGGGAGGTTGGACACATCAATGAAGGTATATACTGAAATGCAGGGCTTCGGGCTCAGACCATCTGCTACTATGTTCGTATCCTTGATTGAGTCTTTTGTGAAGGCTGGAAAATTAGAGACTGCTCTAAGGCTGTGGGATGAAATGAAGAAAGCAGGGTTTAGACCTAACTATGGGCTATACACCATGATTGTTGAGTCCCATGCAAAATCTGGAAAGCTTGATATTGCAATGTCTGTCTTCTTGGATATGGAAAAGGCGGGATTTTTGCCCACTCCTTCCACCTATTCTTCTCTGCTGGAGATGCATGCTGCCTCCGGTCATGTAGATGCGGCTATGAAGCTTTATAACTCGATGACTAATGCAGGTCTGAGACCAGGATTGAGTACTTATACGGCCTTGCTAACTCTTCTTGCCAAAAAGAAGCTTTTGGATGTTTCTGCAAAGATTTTACTGGAAATGAAGGCCATGGGATATTCAGTTGATGTGAATGCTAGTGATGTTCTAATGGTTTACATTAAAGACGGTTCTGTTGATCTTGCTTTAATGTGGCTACGGTTTATGGGTTCATCAGGAATCAGGACGAATAATTTCATAATACGGCAGCTCTTTGAATCGTGCATGAAGAGCGGATTGTACGACTCAGCCAAACCTCTCCTTGAAACATACGTGAACTCTGCTGCCAAGGTTGACCTCATTCTTTACActtcaattcttgcccatttAGTAAGATGCCAAGATGAGAACGATGAGAGCCATTTAATGTCGATCTTGAGTGCTACGAAACATAAGGCTCACACTTTCATGTGTGGGCTCTTTACTGGGCCAGAGCAGAGGAAACAGCCAGTTTTATCATTTGTGAGGGAATTCTTCCAAGGTATTGATTATGAGCTAGAAGAAGGAGCTTCTAGGTACTTTGTTAATGTTCTCCTTAACTATCTTGTCCTCATGGGACAAATAAATCGTGCTCGTTGTGTATGGAAAGTTGCCTATGAAAACAAACTTTTCCCCAAGGCTATAGTGTTTGATCAACATATTGCGTGGTCCCTTGATGTTAGAAACTTGTCAGTGGGAGCAGCTCTCGTGGCAGTGGTACATACGCTTCATAGGTTTAGGAAACGGATGTTGTATTATGGTGTTGTCCCTAGGAGGATCAAGTTGGTCACTGGACCAACTTTGAAAATTGTGGTGGCACAGATGTTAAGCTCGGTGGAATCACCCTTCGAGGTCAGTAAGGTTGTTTTGAGGGCTCCAGGAGATGCTGTCTTGGAGTGGTTTAAGAAACCAATTGTTCAGCAATTTCTTTTGAATGAGATTCCATCTAGGGCTGACATTTTAATGCATAAACTCAACATACTTTTTCCAACATCTGCACCGGAAATTAGGTCTTTGTCCCCTCCTAAGCCTCTTGTTGCTGGAAAAGCAATATAG